The sequence below is a genomic window from Macadamia integrifolia cultivar HAES 741 chromosome 1, SCU_Mint_v3, whole genome shotgun sequence.
GTTTTCTTAAGATGCTTGTTTGTAAGCATTTAGCATTGTAGGGTTTTGGTCATTGCCCTAACtttgttagggttttgtttctattcggaatatatatatatatatatattgttaggGTTTTGCTAATTGGAGCAACTTTGTTAAGGTTATGTTTcacttgaaaaataaatattgttagggttttggtttcaatttttcttcctttccgtAATGATCCATTCCCATCCAAACTATAGTTGGCTCTATTTGGAAAAAGTTGGAAACTAATTAGGACCTGACCATTTTAAGTATTTGTCTTTGCATCTGATTTGGGTCACAAGGTGGATGTTACTGAGCAATATCTATTGTTCTTTTCTGGGCACAACAATTGTCAAATATCCATAAATGTGTTATTGCTGATTCTCATTTTGAGGAACATGGACTTAAAGGGTAAGTGAATAGTTGACAATGTAACATGATTGTGATCGTTGTCTATTTAATTCAGTTTGTTACAAGGGTTAGTTATTAAAGGTTAGGATACAATCAATTTGAGTTTagacatttctctctctctctccaatatatagccacacgtgcatttgcacgtgtaatTTTGCTACTATATATATCTGAGCCCAGGCCCATTAGGCAGTTGGGCAGGGCTTGGACCAGGAGATTACAAGAAGAGTTAATATTGGTTGGTTGTCTTTAAAGTGAGCCCAGCCCGCTAATGAGCCGTTGCACATGAGTGCCTAATAGACACCTGTTGACTTACAAAGTCATCTTAAGGGACACGTGTGACCAAAAGTACTATGCCACGTCTCTTTATGTTGGTAGCAGtaagataataataaataatcctataataaaaacaagaaaaaatattacGTGTCCAATTCTCTTGAGGTTCTGACACATGTAAACTTGTAGCTGCGCACTTAGACATGTGGCACctttgtcatttaaaaaaaagagaaggtcACAAGGTGGAAATACCTATAAAAGGGGAACAAAGTTTCCACCATCACCATTACCATCACCAGGTTCAAGTTCGAGTTCAGTTCTTACTATAACTAACCAGAATTGCTGAAGAAGCTGTGCTGCTCCTCCCTccgcctcctcctcctcctcctcctcctccagcCAAGGCGAAGCTAGAagtgaaagaaagaaggaatttGTGAATCTTGGAGAAGACTGAAAGCTCAAAGCAGGTGTGAAGATGGGTTTGGGATTTCCGGTATGTGTTCAGTGTGGGACGGCGAGCAACCCTTGCCGGTGCAAGGTGGTTGGGCCTACGCTTGGCTTCTTGGCGTTTGTGGCTACAGGGGTTGTGGAATGGCCTATTGGAGCTTTGGTTTATTGCTTCCGACACTCCAAGGGTCGCCGTATAATGGCTCATCCTGCATCTGTTGTTTATCCTTCCGTCGCCAGTGCCATTCCTATTTGATCGATCTTCTTTCTCATCACTTTACTTCCATGGACTCTTGAATCTTGTAATTCGGAACCCATGGGTTAAGCACGTTCTCGTTAATAAATTTATCATTTCGTATCAATGAACCATGAGTTCAGGTGATGTGCGGATAAGGATCCTCTGTGCATAGGGCGTATAGCTAAACGGGTTTAGTTAAGGGCGGACATAATACGGTTTATAATCGGAGTATCACATACCGGTTGACCAATCGATGGTCTGGAGGTCGCACCTTGATCCCATTACCATGAGCACAAGCCAACCACTTCGATCAGCAATAGGGGCTACTGACCTTGCGACCTCCCAGCACTGGTCTCCACCCACTTAACCAATTTAAACTTTACTAAGGTGCCTAACCAAGGTCTGATGGTTATTTAACCTTCAAACCCACCACGGTTATTAAACTTCCAGACCCACTACAATTAAATTCGTAGTTATAGAATCTTACCATGGTTAGGTTAATCGTTGTGATAGTCAATTTAGGTTGAATTAATCGTTTTAAGTTCGGTCAACTCAGCCATGAAAAAGGATGATTTCATTGAACCATAAAAAAGGATAATTCCTCCAATGGGATGAGGACACGTGTGAGCATGCTCACATAAAGACCCCAACCAATGAGAAGGACCGTGTTCCCTATATAAGGGGGATTTATCCAAGTTTGCCAATCGAATACTCTACGTATAGATAGGAATATTTGGATCTAATTTTAGCATCAGAGTCTCTTCTGGAGTTTCTTCAGGGCCAGTTTCTAATTTGTGTTGTGTAGGTAACTTTTTACTTTGTGTTGTGTAGGTTCATGTCATCCAAAATCGAACTATTATGAATGGATTTTAATCGGATTATGAATTTGTTTATGCTTTTCCAAGGTCGATGCAAATACTCAAAGTACCCAAGGTTTATACATTCAAAATCGAATTGAACTTAGATTATACTAAATTTTGAAATCTTAGAGAAGTTAATACACAATTTTTAAGAATTcaatttgtttctatttctcttCATTATAAAAAGTGAGAATCCCATTCTTGTTGAGCTTTTTGTTAAAGCTCCCATTGGTCCCATGGTAGTGGCAGAGTCACACTACcttttaagaaatttttttccttcaaataaATTAAATCAATTCACTGAGACTTTATTCTAATTTAATTGAAcatagaaaattaaataaaaacaaattaaagtgaATCAATTTTATTCGATTTTAAAGGGTTATCATTCAGTTTTAGAAATGATATTTCGtataaaaaatagaattttcaatttGTCTTAATtaagataaatatatatatatatatatagatagatagtgtttggtgaatctaatttttttttttaattagaacaAAATCAAGATAATGGAATAAAGTTCTACCGCtttattattttgtgtttttataACGTTTTGTCTCtctattattttgtgtttttaatTTGATCAATAATAGAATAAGGGATGTAAATCATTTAAACTCTTGGATTCACGTGTAATTTTGACAAATTATAGAGGAGGGGAcgtaattttctctctttttttttttcttttttcatttaaaaaaaaatgaaaaaatatttaagtAACACCAtacgttttagggtttttctttttcttcaattccatAATATAGAAAAACGTCATATTATATCAtgaatttaataaaaatgaaattaaaattattaacaCCAAGAGGAAGCTGATATGATTTGACAATTCAAATAACTAATGTGTTAACCACAATAAACACTACCAAAACTGAAATACAATGTaccaaaaaatatttctaagaaGTGCTCTCGACTCTTAAGCAGTTTTCTTGTTCATGTTCTTAACAAGCCGGCCCATCTGAAACCTCCAATACGTGAAATAAGCCAAGCCCAGCCCAATCAAAACATATAACCAAACGGCCTCCTCTTTATTATCCACAGACGAAACTATTTCTTCTATACCAAACTCAGATATCTCTACATTTCCAGCAATACCCTTATCCACCTGCCCATATACCACATAAGCCCTTTTATCCTCTCTAATCGCAACCGAAGTAGGAAACCTATCGGCATCAAGGGCAGTTTCGTCATATACAACTGCTTCTCCCCAACCATCCTTGCTTTTTAGAAACCAAGCTTTATGCTGCGAAACTACCACCAGAGCGCCGTCAACTCTAACGGCGATCCCATCTGCCGCCGTCAAGTCCTTCTCTAACAACACCATTTGAGCTACGCCGTCGTCGAGGTCGACTTTGAATAATTTTCCCGTGTTGCTCTGAACCACGAGGAGAAACCCATTTCTGACGTAAGCAACGCCGTTAAGCCCGCAGGAACTGTAGAGTTCATCGCGATACACGTGTTGGGAAGTAAAGAGAGGCGATCTTGAAAAAATCGACGGTTCTCCTTTGATGGTGACTTTCCAGATGAAGTTGCCGGCGGAGTTGGTGACGTAAGCATTGCCGCCGTAATCGACGGTGACGGCGTTAGCGATTTGACGGTCGGAGGAAGTGGGATCAGTGAGTGGGGCAAGGAAGAGACGTTGGCGCGAGCGGAGATCATAGGCGGCGAGAGCGTTGAACGGAGGGTGAGGATCGAAGGCGTGGATAACGGCGAGGAGGCGGCGCTTGACGGAATCGACGGCGAGGCCGACGATGGTTACCTCGGGTGGAAGGTCTGTGTCGGAGATGAGAGATTCTACGACGCCGGCGTCGGAGATGGCTTTAATGGAACGATCATGAAGGGAGCCGACGACGAAGTGCTGGGCTCTTGGGTCCCAAGCTAAGCCTTCTGGGAAGAGATTTGGTGATCGGAAATTGATTATATGGTGATTTAAGGAGAGAGTTAGATGAATCGATGAGAagaggaagacgaagaagatCTTAAATTGAGGGAACGAAGACatgactcttctctttctcttggaTGAGGAGCAGAGCAGAGCAGAGCAGAGCAGAGCAGAGGAGCGATGGGAAGGGGAGGAAGGAGAGGATGGTGATGTAGTGAAGAGCCTATCCTAATTTGTAATATTGTGGGGTGGTGGATCAGAGGTCGTTGACTTTAAAAATCATGTTCCATGCTGATGTGAAAGACTCTGGGGAATTGGGATCCACATCGAACGGTTATCATTTTGTCTTAGTTTTCTTGTTGAAGCTTGGAAGAGTTTATGGGATTGTAAACTTGAAAAATGAAGTTTGACTTCAAACCAGTGGATTACTTGGCAAGAAATAGTTGAATTGGGATGTTCCAAATTGGACTTCAAATTAGTGGATTATTTGGCAAGAAATAGttgaattctcttttttttttttagaaaattcgGTTTCATTGTTTAATTATGTAAAAAGGGTTGCAAGgtattcatttattttcatgaggttgtaatttttttttaataaactcaaggggtagcacagttggtgagcaacgaacttggtacgagtcgtaaactcggatgtcctaagttcaactcctaccaggcacaccttgggccattcattagtgctcttcactactttcagtggcGGGACCAGTCAAGTCAAAAGcctgaaataaaaattgcatGATATTTGGCCATTTAAAATTTGTATATTTCGTACTCGAATAAGATAGACCATAACAAATGTATATTATAACTCCGATTAGGACCATGCTATCTTTTAGAAAACCTTCTCCCTAATTATTATTGGCATTTTACATTTCTTATTAACAATGACACAAAATGGTGTATTTATGAGaaaaaaggatctccatataTTTAACAGGAGAGAGGAgggaatttgagaggaaaagaaaatctccCCTGCCTCCCCAGCCATGGATTTGTTGGAATAGTGGTGCAAGTTTGGCTTGACGATCTCGAGCCTACCTAAAGCCCGCCTTGAGATCAATAGGTTTTGGGGGTTACGAATGAGATCCTTAGGCTCCGGCTAAGATCAGGCTAGGCTTAGGCTGAAACCTTGGGTTGAGCCCAAATCAGACCAATTGGTCGATTTGGATCCAGATTTTAGTTTATTTGACTCATCTAATCCTTATCAcgaaattagggttagggcatttAGAACTCTGAATTTGTGTTATACTTAGGCAAATTCCAAGTAGAATCAACCGAGATAATCTAGATCATAATTCCGCATTATGAATCCCTCAATTGAATATTAATTATATTAAAAGGGTCTATAACCACAAATTATTGACTACTAATTACACCTTTTAAAGAGGTTCAGCAATCACAAATTTCACATTAGAACACAAAGTTAATGAGAATTTCAAGGGAATTAACACGGCTCTACTTGTTATATAATATATGCATTTGAGTATGTAAAGGATTGAAATTTACAAAAGGGGTttaaactttcttttttcttttttctttttctctctagtCTGCGCTGCAAAAAAttaaggacaaagttttcctgaACCACACGATGAATTCATCCCATGAATCTGACGAAAGGAGGCCTCATGCAGTCCATACCCCCTTGAGCGTCCTGGATGCCCCGCAGTGAACAGAttcaaaattgattaaaaaccTTTCTTACTCATGGGTGGAGGGAGTTTCAAATGGGGATGGCATTGGTAACAGAAGGAAGCACAACGTCGGCAGGATGAGCCATGATCTTGCGACCCTTGGTGTGCCTGAAGCAATAAACCACAGCTCCCACCGGCCACTCCACCACCGCCGCCGCCACAAACGCCAGGAATCCTACCGTCGGCCCTACCACCTTGCACCGGCAAGGGTTGCCTGTCGTCCCACATTGGACACATATCGGAATTCCTACACCAAATGGCATGTTTAGAAGATTGATTAATAAGAAAAATTGCAACTCTTTGGGGATTTTAACAACTaatcgaagaagaagaatacgATAAAGCCGGAAAGCTTCTCATTTCATGGCATCGTACCCTCCTTAAACCAACAAAATGCCTGGGCCGAGGAGGGAGAGGAATTAACACATTGATTGTACCGAACCGGGATCCGGTTTGAGGTTTAATGGAATAAATAGAAACCAAAACTAAGTCAGATCGACCGGATGCAAAGACTAGACCAAATCGATAGAAAACCAAAACAGAACAATTGTTAACCAAATAACCAAGATTGTGTTGGATGtgtgtgtccatcaaacccaatttattaataagactgtttaattttattatgcatgtcatttatttattaacttATAAGTTGTCTCATGagttttcacccaaaattatTCTCGGCTAGGGATATGATCAAACATCCTATTCATATAGTCATTACATTGTATGTTACCAGGGATGTAATTCTGGTACATAAATGTAAACATACATATTGTGTGTGTATAAAAAAGAATCCGGT
It includes:
- the LOC122073828 gene encoding uncharacterized protein LOC122073828 yields the protein MPFGVGIPICVQCGTTGNPCRCKVVGPTVGFLAFVAAAVVEWPVGAVVYCFRHTKGRKIMAHPADVVLPSVTNAIPI
- the LOC122076128 gene encoding uncharacterized protein LOC122076128, which translates into the protein MGLGFPVCVQCGTASNPCRCKVVGPTLGFLAFVATGVVEWPIGALVYCFRHSKGRRIMAHPASVVYPSVASAIPI
- the LOC122076144 gene encoding uncharacterized protein LOC122076144 — encoded protein: MSSFPQFKIFFVFLFSSIHLTLSLNHHIINFRSPNLFPEGLAWDPRAQHFVVGSLHDRSIKAISDAGVVESLISDTDLPPEVTIVGLAVDSVKRRLLAVIHAFDPHPPFNALAAYDLRSRQRLFLAPLTDPTSSDRQIANAVTVDYGGNAYVTNSAGNFIWKVTIKGEPSIFSRSPLFTSQHVYRDELYSSCGLNGVAYVRNGFLLVVQSNTGKLFKVDLDDGVAQMVLLEKDLTAADGIAVRVDGALVVVSQHKAWFLKSKDGWGEAVVYDETALDADRFPTSVAIREDKRAYVVYGQVDKGIAGNVEISEFGIEEIVSSVDNKEEAVWLYVLIGLGLAYFTYWRFQMGRLVKNMNKKTA